The genomic DNA TCGATTCCTGGTCGCGCTTCGCTCCGCCAGGCTGAATAATGGCCGTAATCCCATGCTTAGCCGCTGCTTCAACGACATCGGCAAAAGGGAAGAAGGCGTCAGAGGCCAGGACTGAACCCTTGGCTTTGTCCCCAGCCTTTTTTACTGCGATATCAGCGGAATCAATGCGTGACATCTGGCCCGCTCCTACCCCAACCGTTGCCCCATCCTTGACCAAAACAATAGCGTTCGATTTAACATATTTAGCCGCCCCCCAGGCAAAGAAAAGATCATCAAGCTCAGCAACCGACGGTTGGCGCTTGGTCACAATTTTAACTTCGTTAACCGCCAACTGGGCAAGATCCGGGTCCTGGACCAATAATCCGCCACTGACCCGTTTATAATCAAATCCTTTAAATGGTTTATTAACCGCGTTCATCCCCATCTCAATAATCCTGACATTGGCTTTCTCTTTCAGGATCGCGAGCGCCTGTGGAGTATACGCTGGTGCAATGATCACTTCCACAAATAGTTTGGCAACCTCTTTGGCTGTCGCTTCATCAATTCGGCGGTTGGCCGCGATGATCCCGCCAAAGGCCGAGACCGGGTCGGACGCCAACGCAAGCTTATAAGCGTCAGCCAGCTGTTTGGCCTTGGCCAGACCGCAGGGATTACTGTGCTTAACGATGCAAACTGTCGGTTCGACAAAATAATTGGCGGCGCTCCAGGCCGATTCCATATCAACGATATTATTGAAAGAAAGCTCTTTGCCGTGAAGCTGTTTGGCTCCGGTCAGATCCCCTTCCCGTCCGGCCCCTTTCTGACGATAAAACGCCGCCTGTTGGTGAGGGTTT from Candidatus Margulisiibacteriota bacterium includes the following:
- the purH gene encoding bifunctional phosphoribosylaminoimidazolecarboxamide formyltransferase/IMP cyclohydrolase; this translates as MKKKNQGPGAGEKKHKRYALVSVWEKAGLDKFAKELTDLGFALVSSGGTAEHLKKAGLKVTEVSSLTKYPHMLGGRVKTLHPIIHGGILADRTNPEHLKELKKFKINPFDLVVCNLYPFEKVISRKKFTHDEAIENIDIGGPSMVRGAAKNYKNIGIVVDPADYGKIIEEIKKDGALSLATKELLAFKAYKHTAQYDALIVRYLSGKVKGEEKFPKELSIQLEKVQELRYGENPHQQAAFYRQKGAGREGDLTGAKQLHGKELSFNNIVDMESAWSAANYFVEPTVCIVKHSNPCGLAKAKQLADAYKLALASDPVSAFGGIIAANRRIDEATAKEVAKLFVEVIIAPAYTPQALAILKEKANVRIIEMGMNAVNKPFKGFDYKRVSGGLLVQDPDLAQLAVNEVKIVTKRQPSVAELDDLFFAWGAAKYVKSNAIVLVKDGATVGVGAGQMSRIDSADIAVKKAGDKAKGSVLASDAFFPFADVVEAAAKHGITAIIQPGGAKRDQESIDMADKNKIAMVFTGRRHFRH